The following are from one region of the Stigmatella ashevillena genome:
- a CDS encoding DEAD/DEAH box helicase: MRTPSDRYLPPAHETVGFAGPQARRVIVIAPTRAACETIELAMGLRFETYLEKHHGPRVRALARGEKGFGIVAGTGSGKTLAIRLIAEEIVGLGGEVPLRVGVINREREATADTPTWNVIIVTTGIARRWFQNGDILPRDTLLIDEIHQTSAELELCLALGKRVGCRFIWLSATVDPALYARYLNSANVLEVQAFDPAKVAKVVVERKEPLAFLDEAFLLGVEKERRGVGLFLPTRAAVEQAAAHVRAQSPRINAAYYHGGEPIRAIRPFLEGTEARPFFLAMTAAGQSALNVPGLDTVIIDDTRFANLVERGRNVLTRVHLGNNEILQMAGRVHGRVEGGRVFILSDRDIDFFSLRPTEPDFQLAGDSERVALTAAALGVRADALDLPVPLDRIAYRRALQQLQERNIVDEHGRLSPYGRAVEALPVERAWAELIVNAEDALLPFLAVCSAIESLHRMTREERNLEGVRVAGSDHLTAYNLYADAYREAGYIGEVHGLPRHLFQAEKMEQWAERRGVLVKAVEDAALAMASVYRSVGVSLPGRMPFAGERVHHRFAELLARFMPFELVIDEQTAWGDEARVSKTSMCGIRGAVAGPLRYFADRQGNTRAAIEGTQVPMGLLRKYARRSKPELAYSSEYRALIREWSLEYSGFELEHELEVLRAWGPELADSARRALADALARGETRHAAVRRNQQGIDQVREAWRRSGGSTAKLGVPELAALYEARLEGLSTMDEFLSRPLDLDLEAWVPPEVREALRALPGTVSIREREVPLSYEVEPGTAGAPRGVVRLHLPEKLARTLVEEELPMLDRPVRFMVSRGQRGTVRAETLLELQELLEMPWMQEEIESRHGHRPGKGGGRGGGRGPSRGGKPGGSRRPKR, translated from the coding sequence TTGCGCACTCCGTCTGATCGGTATCTTCCGCCTGCTCACGAGACCGTCGGCTTCGCCGGGCCGCAGGCAAGGCGCGTCATCGTCATCGCTCCCACGCGGGCTGCATGCGAGACCATCGAGCTCGCGATGGGGCTGCGTTTCGAGACCTACCTCGAGAAACACCATGGGCCTCGGGTCCGTGCGCTGGCGCGGGGCGAGAAGGGTTTCGGCATCGTGGCCGGGACGGGCTCCGGCAAGACGCTCGCCATCCGGCTGATCGCCGAGGAGATTGTCGGCCTGGGAGGCGAGGTTCCGCTCCGGGTGGGCGTCATCAACCGCGAGCGAGAGGCGACGGCCGACACACCCACCTGGAATGTCATCATCGTGACGACCGGCATCGCCCGGCGTTGGTTCCAGAATGGCGACATCCTGCCGCGGGACACGCTGCTCATCGATGAAATCCACCAGACGTCGGCGGAGCTTGAGCTCTGCCTCGCGCTCGGCAAGCGTGTGGGATGCCGCTTCATCTGGCTCTCGGCCACGGTGGATCCGGCGCTCTACGCGCGCTACTTGAACAGCGCCAACGTGCTCGAAGTCCAAGCGTTTGATCCGGCCAAGGTGGCCAAGGTCGTGGTCGAGCGGAAGGAGCCGCTGGCGTTCCTCGATGAGGCTTTTCTCCTCGGGGTGGAGAAGGAGCGGCGGGGGGTGGGCCTCTTCCTGCCCACGCGGGCGGCGGTCGAGCAGGCCGCCGCGCATGTGCGGGCGCAATCCCCCCGCATCAACGCGGCGTACTACCACGGCGGAGAGCCCATCCGCGCCATCCGGCCGTTTCTCGAAGGGACGGAGGCACGGCCTTTCTTCCTGGCAATGACCGCCGCGGGACAGAGTGCGCTCAACGTTCCGGGACTCGATACGGTCATCATCGATGACACGCGCTTTGCCAACCTTGTCGAGCGGGGGCGCAACGTCCTGACCCGCGTCCACCTGGGCAACAATGAGATTCTCCAGATGGCTGGGCGCGTGCATGGCCGTGTGGAGGGAGGCCGCGTCTTCATCCTGAGTGATCGCGACATCGACTTCTTCTCGCTGCGGCCGACGGAGCCGGATTTCCAACTCGCGGGTGACTCGGAGCGGGTGGCCCTCACCGCGGCGGCGCTGGGCGTGAGGGCCGATGCGCTGGACTTGCCCGTGCCACTCGACCGCATCGCCTACCGGCGTGCGCTCCAGCAGTTGCAGGAGCGCAACATCGTTGACGAGCACGGGCGGCTCTCACCGTATGGCCGGGCGGTCGAGGCACTTCCCGTGGAGCGGGCGTGGGCGGAGCTGATCGTCAACGCCGAGGATGCGCTGCTTCCCTTTCTGGCGGTGTGCAGTGCCATCGAGTCGCTCCACCGCATGACGCGCGAGGAGCGCAACCTGGAGGGCGTGCGGGTTGCCGGGAGCGATCACCTCACCGCGTACAATCTCTACGCGGATGCGTACCGAGAGGCAGGCTACATCGGCGAAGTGCATGGGCTCCCGCGCCACCTGTTCCAGGCAGAGAAGATGGAGCAGTGGGCCGAGCGGCGGGGGGTGTTGGTGAAGGCGGTGGAGGACGCGGCCCTGGCCATGGCGAGCGTCTACCGGAGCGTGGGGGTTTCCCTGCCGGGCCGCATGCCTTTTGCCGGAGAGCGCGTCCACCACCGCTTCGCGGAGCTGCTCGCGCGCTTCATGCCGTTTGAGCTCGTCATCGATGAGCAGACGGCATGGGGAGATGAGGCGCGTGTCTCCAAGACAAGCATGTGCGGGATCCGTGGGGCGGTGGCCGGACCGCTCCGCTACTTCGCGGATCGCCAGGGCAACACGCGTGCGGCCATTGAGGGCACTCAGGTTCCCATGGGCCTGCTGCGAAAGTACGCGCGCCGCAGCAAGCCGGAGCTGGCCTACAGTTCAGAATACAGAGCACTCATCCGGGAGTGGAGCCTGGAGTACTCGGGCTTCGAGCTGGAGCACGAACTCGAGGTGCTCCGCGCCTGGGGGCCGGAGCTGGCGGACAGCGCCCGCCGTGCGCTCGCGGACGCGCTGGCGCGAGGGGAGACGCGCCACGCGGCGGTGCGCCGCAACCAGCAGGGGATCGATCAGGTACGCGAGGCCTGGCGCCGCTCGGGTGGGAGCACGGCGAAGCTCGGTGTGCCCGAGTTGGCGGCCCTCTATGAAGCGCGGCTCGAGGGGCTCTCCACGATGGACGAGTTCCTCTCGCGTCCGCTGGACCTCGACTTGGAGGCATGGGTGCCTCCCGAGGTACGCGAGGCGCTTCGGGCGCTGCCCGGCACGGTGAGCATCCGGGAGCGCGAGGTGCCCCTGAGCTACGAAGTGGAGCCAGGCACAGCGGGAGCGCCGCGGGGAGTGGTGCGGCTCCACCTTCCCGAGAAGCTCGCGCGCACCTTGGTCGAGGAAGAGCTTCCGATGCTCGACCGGCCGGTGCGCTTCATGGTGAGCCGCGGCCAGCGAGGCACGGTGCGTGCCGAGACGCTGCTGGAGCTGCAAGAGCTGCTCGAGATGCCGTGGATGCAGGAAGAAATCGAATCCAGGCACGGCCACCGTCCCGGGAAGGGGGGAGGCCGCGGCGGTGGCCGCGGGCCTTCCCGAGGCGGCAAGCCGGGAGGCTCCCGCCGCCCCAAGCGCTGA
- a CDS encoding alpha/beta fold hydrolase → MRATLLFSLLLPLCFAHSAELRLEPHRFEARDGRTVDAELGTLDVPLHHAQPEGPRLTLRFVRFKSTHPKPGAPIVYLAGGPGGSGIEAARGGRFDLFLALREVADVIALDQRGTGQSNPHPGLARRWSVPLEQPMDEAMLAAAMKQAASEAAQDWEAAGVALSAYTTVESAEDLESLRQGLGAPKLNLWGISYGTHLGLAYLRRHADKVGRAILAGVEGPDDTWKQPSQAEVLLERWDALLRAEDKEDKGLRVRLRALLEDLDRQPRAVPFTDPKTGAPRTWLATRFDLQRATFESLRDPSSFQRFLGLLAALEAGHYEAMAPFVPLLRGGTLEPMPLAMDAASGLSPARRALIAREAAAALLGGAANAGVPEAAWLPSVTDLGHGFRGPLKAKVPVLMISGTLDGRTGPRNAEALRPGLSGAVHLILEGAGHDGLFQSDPRILERMKAFLKGAKGTDERLTVKTAAAPR, encoded by the coding sequence ATGCGAGCCACACTTCTTTTCTCTCTGCTCCTTCCCCTCTGCTTCGCCCATTCCGCGGAACTCCGGCTGGAGCCGCACCGCTTCGAGGCCAGGGATGGACGAACGGTGGACGCCGAGCTGGGGACACTCGACGTTCCCTTGCACCACGCACAACCCGAGGGGCCCCGCTTGACCCTGCGCTTCGTGCGCTTCAAGAGCACCCACCCCAAGCCCGGCGCTCCCATCGTCTACCTTGCCGGAGGACCCGGCGGCTCAGGCATCGAAGCCGCGCGAGGAGGCCGCTTCGACCTCTTCCTGGCACTGCGGGAGGTGGCCGATGTCATCGCCTTGGACCAGCGAGGCACGGGGCAATCCAACCCTCATCCCGGGCTGGCACGGCGCTGGTCGGTACCGTTGGAGCAGCCCATGGACGAAGCGATGCTGGCGGCCGCGATGAAGCAGGCAGCCTCCGAGGCGGCCCAGGACTGGGAAGCCGCCGGGGTAGCGCTCAGCGCTTACACCACGGTGGAGAGTGCCGAGGATCTGGAGTCCCTGCGCCAAGGACTGGGCGCTCCCAAGCTGAACCTCTGGGGCATCAGTTATGGAACCCACCTGGGGTTGGCCTATCTGAGGCGCCACGCGGACAAGGTGGGCCGTGCCATCCTCGCCGGCGTGGAGGGGCCAGACGACACGTGGAAGCAGCCCTCTCAAGCAGAAGTGCTGCTGGAGCGCTGGGACGCCCTGCTGCGCGCCGAGGACAAGGAGGACAAGGGGCTCCGAGTCCGGCTGCGCGCCCTGCTGGAGGACTTGGACCGGCAACCCCGCGCCGTGCCATTCACCGACCCCAAGACGGGCGCCCCGCGGACCTGGCTCGCCACCCGGTTCGACCTTCAGCGCGCCACCTTCGAATCCCTGAGAGATCCCTCCTCCTTCCAACGGTTCCTGGGGCTGCTCGCCGCCCTGGAAGCAGGCCACTACGAAGCGATGGCCCCTTTCGTCCCCCTCCTCCGCGGAGGAACCTTGGAGCCCATGCCCCTGGCCATGGATGCGGCCTCCGGCCTCAGCCCTGCTCGCCGCGCCCTCATCGCCCGTGAGGCAGCGGCGGCGCTGCTGGGCGGAGCGGCCAACGCGGGGGTGCCCGAAGCAGCGTGGCTCCCCAGCGTCACGGATCTCGGGCACGGCTTCCGAGGTCCCCTGAAGGCGAAGGTCCCCGTGCTGATGATCAGCGGCACGCTCGATGGCCGGACGGGCCCCCGCAACGCAGAGGCCCTGCGTCCTGGCTTGTCAGGAGCCGTACACCTGATCCTGGAAGGGGCCGGGCATGACGGCCTCTTTCAATCCGACCCGCGCATCCTGGAGCGGATGAAGGCCTTTCTGAAGGGCGCAAAGGGGACTGACGAGCGCCTCACCGTGAAGACAGCGGCAGCCCCCCGGTAG
- a CDS encoding TIGR02266 family protein — protein sequence MANYWIGDASGRVLGPLTLQALRDLVGSGRLRAVNRASRDGDTWIPIQDFAEVRDLMASALPTLAAEQKQAETLRTQLRGWQNLKTAHEVFGMKPTSSMDEVRLAFFRMAKRYSPEHLPKETSEALRQASQETFDFLSQKMREVEAMAPRAAPGRPPTPVPVAGRRITPVPLAGKPPPGSTAPMSPGALLATQVRQQITAPIYSTSEFVGLKPRDGERLQADIQVNARSVGLFTEHRMINLATGGLFVPTPRPLRLGTQVDLTLRFEQPARTIELRTTVIWENALNDGRQPAGYGLGLSGLRPDEKSFLQAFVRNHTKG from the coding sequence ATGGCGAACTATTGGATCGGAGATGCTTCGGGCCGGGTGCTCGGCCCCCTGACCCTTCAGGCCCTGAGAGATCTGGTCGGCTCAGGCCGCTTGCGGGCCGTCAACCGGGCCTCGCGCGATGGGGACACCTGGATTCCCATCCAGGACTTCGCGGAGGTGAGGGACCTGATGGCCTCGGCCCTGCCCACGCTCGCTGCCGAGCAGAAGCAGGCCGAGACCCTGCGCACCCAGTTGAGGGGGTGGCAAAATTTGAAGACGGCGCACGAGGTGTTCGGCATGAAGCCCACCTCCTCGATGGACGAGGTGCGTCTGGCCTTCTTCCGGATGGCCAAGCGCTACTCTCCCGAGCACCTGCCGAAAGAGACCTCCGAGGCGCTGCGTCAGGCGTCCCAGGAGACGTTCGATTTTCTCTCGCAGAAGATGCGTGAGGTCGAGGCCATGGCGCCTCGGGCCGCCCCGGGCAGGCCCCCCACCCCCGTGCCTGTGGCTGGGCGGAGGATCACCCCCGTGCCCCTGGCGGGGAAGCCGCCACCGGGCTCCACGGCCCCCATGTCCCCGGGCGCGCTCCTGGCGACCCAGGTGCGGCAGCAGATCACCGCGCCCATCTACTCCACCTCGGAGTTCGTCGGCCTCAAGCCGCGCGACGGCGAGCGGCTCCAGGCCGACATCCAGGTCAACGCGCGCAGCGTGGGGCTCTTCACCGAGCACCGGATGATCAACCTGGCGACCGGAGGGCTCTTCGTTCCCACCCCCCGGCCCCTGAGACTGGGCACACAGGTGGACCTGACGCTTCGCTTCGAGCAGCCTGCCCGCACCATCGAGCTGCGCACCACCGTCATCTGGGAAAACGCCCTGAATGATGGACGGCAGCCAGCGGGTTATGGGTTGGGACTCTCGGGACTCCGGCCAGACGAGAAGAGCTTCCTGCAAGCGTTCGTCCGCAATCACACCAAGGGCTGA
- the thrS gene encoding threonine--tRNA ligase: MLSEHDHRALGDRLDLFHLQEEAPGMVFWHPRGFILYQLLEERVRRELASGGYREVRTPQVLGQRIWESSGHWQNFRHGMFVLDNGERPFAMKPVSCPGHIQLFQRLAPSFRALPLRMAEFGLVHRNESSGALHGLFRLRQFTQDDGHIFCMEHQVASEVAAFCRSLRAFYREFGFEEAQVAFSSRPAQRAGDDALWDRAEAALLEAAGRVGLDCRMQPGEGAFYGPKLEFILKDRSGREWQCGTIQLDFVLPERFDLHYVDSGGEKRRPAMLHRAIFGSVERFLGILLEHHQGVLPAWLAPEQVRVLPVGADSHAYAAEVQEHLSAAGLRVEADARGETLSRRILEAHQDAVPFTVLVGAREQAGRSIQIRERGGVQRNAPLESAAAELASACRAA; the protein is encoded by the coding sequence ATGTTGAGCGAACACGATCATCGAGCCCTGGGCGACCGCTTGGACCTCTTCCACCTGCAGGAGGAGGCCCCTGGCATGGTGTTCTGGCACCCCCGCGGATTCATTCTGTATCAACTCTTGGAGGAGCGGGTCCGCCGCGAGCTGGCCTCGGGCGGCTACCGCGAAGTGAGAACGCCGCAGGTGCTGGGCCAGCGCATTTGGGAGAGCAGCGGCCACTGGCAGAACTTCCGCCACGGCATGTTCGTGCTGGATAACGGCGAGCGGCCCTTCGCGATGAAGCCCGTGAGCTGCCCGGGACACATTCAGCTCTTCCAGCGGCTCGCCCCTTCCTTCCGTGCCCTGCCCCTTCGCATGGCGGAATTCGGGCTCGTTCACCGCAACGAGTCCTCGGGCGCATTGCATGGCCTGTTCCGCCTGCGGCAATTCACCCAAGACGATGGCCACATCTTCTGCATGGAGCACCAGGTGGCCAGCGAAGTGGCCGCGTTCTGCCGCTCCCTTCGCGCCTTCTACCGGGAGTTTGGGTTCGAGGAGGCCCAGGTCGCCTTCAGCAGCCGGCCTGCCCAGCGCGCCGGCGATGACGCGCTCTGGGACCGGGCCGAGGCGGCGTTGCTCGAAGCCGCGGGGCGCGTGGGGCTCGACTGCAGGATGCAACCGGGGGAGGGCGCTTTCTACGGACCCAAGTTGGAGTTCATCTTGAAAGACCGGTCCGGCCGCGAGTGGCAATGCGGAACGATTCAGCTCGACTTCGTCCTGCCCGAGCGTTTCGACCTGCACTACGTGGACTCGGGGGGCGAGAAGCGGCGGCCGGCCATGCTGCACCGGGCCATCTTCGGCAGTGTGGAACGGTTCCTGGGCATCCTGCTGGAGCATCACCAGGGGGTACTCCCCGCCTGGCTCGCGCCAGAGCAGGTTCGCGTGCTTCCCGTGGGCGCGGACTCGCATGCCTACGCCGCCGAGGTTCAGGAGCACCTCTCCGCGGCGGGGCTTCGGGTGGAAGCGGATGCCCGGGGCGAGACGCTGTCCCGGCGCATCCTCGAAGCCCACCAGGACGCCGTGCCATTCACCGTTCTGGTGGGCGCCCGGGAACAAGCCGGACGCTCCATCCAGATCCGGGAGCGAGGCGGTGTGCAGCGGAACGCACCGTTGGAATCTGCGGCCGCCGAGCTTGCCTCGGCGTGCCGCGCCGCCTGA
- a CDS encoding LytR/AlgR family response regulator transcription factor: MAKALARVQGRAAVPLRTLAVRKSGGIALVPLETVAYIQGAGDYAELVLRDGRTELSEKSLERLEALLPPDFVRIHRSYLISWRDVACLWSLEGSRTAVELKDGTRLPVGRSRVKALKALLDAGE; encoded by the coding sequence TTGGCCAAGGCGCTGGCACGTGTCCAGGGCCGCGCGGCCGTCCCCCTGCGGACCCTGGCGGTGCGCAAGAGCGGCGGCATTGCCCTGGTGCCGCTGGAGACCGTGGCCTACATCCAGGGCGCTGGAGACTACGCGGAGCTGGTACTCCGGGATGGCCGCACCGAGCTGAGCGAGAAGAGCCTGGAGCGCCTGGAGGCGCTGCTGCCCCCTGACTTCGTGCGCATTCACCGCTCCTATCTGATTTCCTGGCGGGACGTGGCCTGCCTGTGGTCCCTGGAAGGGTCGCGCACGGCCGTGGAGTTGAAGGACGGCACCCGGCTCCCCGTGGGCCGCAGCCGTGTGAAGGCCCTCAAGGCGCTCCTCGATGCGGGGGAGTAG
- a CDS encoding response regulator transcription factor, with amino-acid sequence MSDAPTLLLVDDDNFVRRILKDTLAETGIELRLLEASDGEEGLAIAAREKPALMFLDLFMPRRSGLEVLAAMKQTSPGTRVLVISSMDAEPVVEQALAAGAVGFVGKPFHPLEIASAVRQALAQ; translated from the coding sequence ATGTCCGACGCTCCGACTCTTCTCCTGGTAGATGATGACAACTTCGTCAGGCGCATCCTCAAAGACACCCTGGCGGAAACGGGTATCGAGCTGAGACTGCTCGAGGCTTCGGACGGCGAGGAGGGGCTCGCCATCGCCGCGCGTGAGAAGCCCGCGCTGATGTTCCTCGACCTGTTCATGCCCCGCCGCAGCGGGCTGGAGGTGCTCGCGGCGATGAAGCAGACGTCGCCGGGCACGCGCGTCCTGGTGATCAGCAGCATGGATGCGGAGCCCGTGGTGGAGCAGGCCCTGGCAGCCGGTGCGGTGGGCTTCGTGGGCAAGCCCTTCCACCCGCTGGAGATCGCTTCTGCCGTCCGGCAGGCCCTCGCTCAGTAG
- a CDS encoding MBL fold metallo-hydrolase: MKLTYLGTATVLLEVEGMRLLTDPAFDPAGTAYDFGPWYAPRAWFSSQKQYQTPMGNSEVGPVDAVLLSHDHHADNLDHEGRRLIAGPTVARVITTRAGAARLAGAAPPGRPSVPGEGLGIGAKTTGLAWGETTQLGSGAGALRLTATPARHGPVGTPQIHEVMGLLIEPESPSAPTVWISGDTVLFPALRQFLTNQRASGRRIDVAIIHCGGVSFPKFPVLGRSRFTFDAKQVAEVYSLLEPRMVIPVHRSGWTHFRESEQQLRATLEEAGLTKHCRFLELGESTTLTAA, translated from the coding sequence ATGAAGCTGACCTATCTGGGCACCGCCACGGTTCTTCTTGAAGTGGAAGGCATGAGGCTGCTCACCGATCCGGCGTTCGATCCCGCCGGGACGGCATATGACTTTGGTCCCTGGTATGCGCCGCGTGCCTGGTTCTCGTCACAGAAGCAGTACCAGACGCCGATGGGAAACAGCGAGGTGGGGCCGGTGGATGCGGTCCTCCTGAGCCATGACCACCACGCGGACAACCTGGACCACGAGGGCCGCCGGTTGATCGCCGGACCCACCGTGGCGCGCGTCATCACGACGCGGGCCGGTGCGGCGCGGTTGGCGGGGGCCGCTCCCCCGGGCCGTCCCAGCGTCCCCGGTGAGGGGCTCGGGATTGGCGCGAAGACGACAGGTCTTGCTTGGGGGGAAACCACGCAGTTGGGAAGCGGCGCAGGCGCTCTCCGGCTCACCGCGACCCCTGCCCGCCACGGCCCGGTTGGGACGCCGCAGATTCATGAGGTCATGGGACTGCTCATCGAGCCCGAGTCGCCGTCGGCGCCCACCGTGTGGATCTCGGGCGACACCGTCCTCTTTCCTGCCTTGCGGCAGTTCCTGACGAATCAGCGTGCAAGCGGCCGGCGTATCGACGTGGCCATCATCCACTGTGGAGGCGTCAGCTTCCCCAAGTTTCCCGTCCTCGGCCGGTCGCGGTTCACCTTCGACGCGAAGCAGGTGGCCGAAGTCTACAGCCTCCTCGAGCCCCGGATGGTCATTCCCGTTCACCGCAGCGGGTGGACGCATTTCCGGGAGTCGGAGCAGCAACTGCGCGCCACGCTGGAGGAGGCCGGCCTGACGAAGCACTGCCGCTTCCTCGAACTGGGCGAGAGCACCACGCTCACGGCTGCTTGA
- a CDS encoding histidine kinase, with protein sequence MTPHGLLVGFLGVVLAAQPQIPSSQEGQVQIHDGRLPVKEALAGGGEGWRTVPLYRVAEGPGPFWLRTRVQIPPRDVGAPTPVLALSLLGSWEAWWDGASLGRNGHVGHTPEEEVPGQVDVLFPLPPDHASPGSHVLVLRASAHHLGFRPVGTLHRLQVGEVGPLARARLLWLVPSLCTLGALLLMGFHHLARFFMERSSLATLLLGMLCLAASALLLLEAWRGLANYAYPLHIVRLQFLSGAVWAVSVLLPATLFLALGEPLRKHGWVPLVLGLLCLAWVPGFDGRNAVALGLALLVSIVLAFRAQRRREPGAWAVLGGVGFAMAFYVMDPLDFPERGFFLAFGGLLLCLGAVHAHQLHVQRQRWEATTRTSERLQLELLKRSIQPHFLMNTLGALSEWIETEPAQAVRFIESLGAEYRHLLSVAGERTIGMNQELELCRAYLEVMGYRHGLTFTLEAPGVEGMAPVPPALLHTLLENAFSHNRYTAPVTFHLQETRAEGRRRYTFTAPSGAGASPGMGEGTGTRYLKARLEESFPGAWRWEDGPVEAGWRTVVEVPS encoded by the coding sequence GTGACGCCACACGGGCTGCTCGTTGGATTTCTCGGGGTGGTCTTGGCCGCCCAGCCGCAGATTCCCTCCTCGCAGGAGGGGCAGGTCCAGATCCACGACGGGCGTCTTCCGGTGAAAGAGGCCCTGGCCGGTGGAGGTGAAGGGTGGCGCACCGTGCCCCTGTATCGGGTGGCCGAGGGGCCGGGCCCTTTCTGGCTCCGGACGAGGGTCCAGATTCCGCCTCGGGACGTGGGGGCGCCCACGCCGGTGCTGGCCCTCTCCCTGCTGGGCTCCTGGGAGGCATGGTGGGATGGCGCGTCGCTGGGCCGAAATGGCCACGTGGGTCACACCCCTGAAGAGGAAGTGCCTGGCCAGGTGGATGTGCTGTTTCCCTTGCCGCCGGACCATGCGTCGCCAGGGTCGCATGTGCTGGTGCTCAGGGCTTCGGCGCACCACCTGGGTTTTCGCCCTGTTGGCACCCTCCATCGCCTCCAGGTAGGGGAGGTGGGCCCTCTGGCTCGGGCCCGCCTGCTCTGGCTGGTGCCCTCGCTCTGTACCCTGGGCGCCTTGCTGCTGATGGGGTTTCACCACCTGGCGCGGTTTTTCATGGAGCGCAGCAGCCTGGCCACCCTGCTGCTGGGGATGCTGTGCCTTGCGGCCTCGGCCCTGCTGCTGCTCGAAGCCTGGCGGGGGCTCGCCAACTACGCTTATCCCCTTCACATTGTCCGACTTCAGTTCCTCTCGGGCGCCGTGTGGGCCGTCTCCGTTTTGCTTCCGGCCACCCTGTTCCTGGCGTTGGGCGAGCCGCTGCGGAAGCACGGGTGGGTCCCCCTGGTCTTGGGCTTGCTGTGCCTCGCCTGGGTTCCAGGCTTCGATGGAAGGAACGCAGTGGCGCTGGGGCTGGCCCTGCTCGTCTCCATCGTGCTCGCATTCCGGGCTCAGCGGAGGCGGGAGCCCGGTGCCTGGGCGGTCCTGGGGGGGGTGGGGTTCGCGATGGCTTTTTACGTGATGGACCCGTTGGACTTCCCAGAGCGAGGGTTCTTCCTTGCCTTCGGTGGGCTGCTGCTGTGCCTGGGCGCTGTCCATGCCCATCAGCTTCACGTTCAACGCCAGCGGTGGGAGGCGACCACCCGCACCTCGGAGCGCCTTCAACTGGAACTGCTCAAGCGCAGCATCCAACCCCACTTCCTGATGAACACGCTGGGGGCGTTGAGCGAGTGGATCGAAACGGAGCCTGCCCAGGCGGTCCGCTTCATCGAGTCATTGGGCGCGGAGTACCGTCATCTCCTGAGCGTGGCGGGAGAGCGGACCATCGGGATGAATCAGGAACTGGAACTCTGCCGGGCCTATCTGGAAGTGATGGGCTACCGCCATGGGCTCACATTCACCTTGGAAGCTCCGGGTGTGGAGGGCATGGCCCCGGTGCCGCCCGCGCTGCTCCACACGCTGCTCGAAAACGCTTTCAGCCATAACCGCTACACGGCTCCGGTGACCTTCCACCTCCAGGAGACCCGGGCCGAAGGCCGTCGGCGCTATACCTTCACCGCGCCCTCGGGAGCAGGGGCTTCACCCGGAATGGGCGAGGGTACGGGCACCCGCTACCTCAAGGCACGGCTGGAGGAGTCCTTTCCGGGAGCTTGGCGTTGGGAGGACGGGCCCGTGGAGGCCGGTTGGCGCACGGTGGTGGAGGTCCCCTCGTGA
- the pip gene encoding prolyl aminopeptidase, whose translation MSGTSPTALYPPLEPYTTGRLRVSPLHEVYFEESGNPRGKPVVFVHGGPGGGTDERQRRFFDPQAYRIVLFDQRGCGKSTPHAHLEDNTTWHLVEDMETLRRHLGIEQWMVFGGSWGSTLSLAYAQKHPERVTELVLRGIFLLRKLEIDWFYQQGANILFPDAWEDYIAPIPPEERGDLLQAYHRRLMSDDARVRQEAARAWSIWEARTSHLLPNPSLVEKYGEDDFSLAFARIESHYFVHRGFFRSDTQLLDDVPRIRHIPAVIVQGRYDIPCPMQSAWALHKAWPEAELRIIDNGGHSANEPGITTALVDATNRFRP comes from the coding sequence ATGTCCGGTACTTCTCCCACCGCCCTCTATCCTCCTCTCGAGCCCTACACCACCGGGAGGCTGCGCGTGTCTCCCCTTCACGAGGTCTACTTCGAGGAGAGCGGCAACCCTCGAGGCAAGCCCGTGGTCTTCGTCCACGGAGGCCCCGGGGGCGGCACGGACGAACGGCAACGGCGATTCTTCGATCCCCAGGCCTACCGCATCGTGCTGTTCGATCAGCGCGGCTGTGGCAAGAGCACGCCCCACGCCCACCTGGAGGACAACACCACCTGGCACCTCGTGGAGGACATGGAGACGCTGCGCCGCCACCTGGGCATCGAGCAATGGATGGTTTTCGGCGGCTCGTGGGGCAGCACGCTCTCGCTCGCCTACGCGCAGAAGCACCCCGAGCGCGTCACGGAGCTGGTCCTGCGCGGCATCTTCCTGCTGCGCAAGCTGGAGATCGACTGGTTCTACCAACAGGGCGCGAACATCCTCTTCCCGGACGCCTGGGAGGATTACATCGCCCCCATTCCTCCCGAGGAGCGGGGGGATCTGCTTCAGGCCTACCACCGGCGGCTGATGAGCGATGACGCGCGGGTGCGCCAGGAGGCCGCGAGGGCCTGGAGCATCTGGGAGGCGCGCACGAGCCACCTGCTGCCCAATCCGAGCCTCGTCGAGAAGTACGGGGAGGATGACTTCTCACTGGCCTTCGCGCGCATCGAGAGCCACTACTTCGTCCACCGGGGCTTCTTCCGGAGCGACACGCAGCTCCTGGACGATGTGCCGCGCATCCGCCACATTCCCGCCGTCATCGTCCAGGGGCGCTATGACATCCCCTGCCCCATGCAGAGCGCCTGGGCGCTGCACAAGGCCTGGCCCGAGGCGGAGCTGCGCATCATCGACAACGGAGGACACTCCGCCAACGAGCCGGGAATCACCACCGCGCTCGTGGACGCCACGAACCGGTTCCGGCCGTAG